From the genome of Camarhynchus parvulus chromosome 4, STF_HiC, whole genome shotgun sequence:
aaaaaaaaaatccaaaatgtaCAGACCAGGAGAGACGGTCAAACGTCGGCTCAACATGCACGCTCCTCCACGGATAAGAAGCGTGGAAGTTGCTCGAGGAAGAGCAGGTTATGGCTTTACCCTTTCTGGACAAGCCCCTTGTGTTCTTAGTTGTGTGATGAAAGGAAGCCCTGCAGATTATGTTGGACTTAAAGCAGGAGATCAGATATTTGCAGTTAATGAAATCAATGTGAAAAAAGCCTCGCATGAAGATGTAGTGAAACTTATAGGGAAATGTTCTGGAGTCCTGCACATGGTCATTGCTGAAGGGATGAGTCATATGGATTCATGTTCAAGCGATGAAGAAGTTGGATTTTATGATGGGAAGGGGTGGCTGAAACCCAAACCTGACTCTAAAGCTCTGGGTataaacagagcagagaaagtTGTCGAAGAAATGCAGTCTGGTGGAATTTTCAACATGATCTTTGAGAATCCTGCTCTTTGTGCTGGTAACTCAGATAATTCTGCACCAAAACAAAGATCATTTCCAGTTTCTGCTGCTATGAAATTTGAAGTTGGCAATGAAAGTGTAAGCAATCCAAACCTACTGTCAAAGGAAGAAATAGCCAAAGTTCTGAATGATGATTCAGTTTTTAGAATTGGACTAGAGAGTGCAGAAGACTTTGGGTTAGATGCAAGCATTTTGAATGTTGCCATGATTGTAGGTTACTTAGGCTCCATTGAACTTCCTTCAACAACTGCAAATTTGGAAACAGAGAGTTTGCAGGCCATTCGTGGGTGCATGAGACGTCTGCGGGCAGAGCAGAAAATCCATTCCCTGGTGATGATGAAGATAATGCATGACTGTattcagctctgcagtgacaaGTCAGGTGTTGTGGCAGAATATCCTGCAGAGAAACTGGCATTCAGTGCTGTTTGCCCGGATGATAGACGATTCTTTGGACTAGTTACAATGCAGACAAATGATGATGCAAGCTTGGCTCAGGAAGATGAAGGGGTCCTGAGGACATCTTGCCATGTTTTTATGGTGGATCCTGAATTATTTCATCATAAAATTCACCAGGGAATAGCAAGACGTTTTGGACTGGAATGTACAGCGGATCCAGATACAAATGGCTGTCTGGAGTTTCCAACAtcatctctccctgtcctgcagtTTATTTCTGTCCTGTACAGGGATATGGGGGAGCTGATTGAGGGAATGCGTGCGAGGGCTTTCCTCGATGGTGATGCAGATGCTCATCAGAATAATAGTACCAGCAGTAACAGTGACAGTGGGATTGGAAATTTCaaccaagaagaaaagaataataGAGTTCTGGTGGTTGATTTAGGGACCAATCCAAGTAAACACATTCCTAGCAGCATATGGGAGAATCCAGTAGGAAGGGGACAAAATCAGCCTGCTTCCCATTGGAATGGCTTCTGTCATGAGCAGGAGGGAAACATCCCTTTAGAGGTAATTCAGAATGATAAGTCCCAAAATGTAAGCAAGCACTTGAGCCCTTCTGCTCGTATTGAAGTTCCATTGGTTTCCTCACGAAATTCAGTACCCCCATCCAAGAAAAACGCTGCAGGCCTGGGCAATCAGAGGTGGCTGCCTGTGCACGTTTTGCAGGAGTGGCAGCATGGCAATGCCAGCGACCAGGAGTCGTACACCGACTCCACAGATGGCTGGTCCAGTGTGAACTGTGGCACCCTTCCCCCCCCAATGAGTAAGATTCCAGCTGACAGATACAGAGTCGATGGCAGCTTTGGTCAGCCACAGCTAAAATCTCACAAAAGTGAATGGTCCAAGAAGATGTTCTGCATTCAGAACAAATTTGGCCCTCCGCACAGTATCAGGAAATCtaaagaagataaaaaggtAAGAATATGCTGGTGTTGGTTCTTAACAGTATCAAAAACCCCCACACCCAAACCCATCTGCCTATGGTACTTTTACACAGTAGTATTTGCATATTAAAATCTAAAGGTGCATTATATAATTTACAAAATTTCAggtgaagaaaataatacatgCTGCTCTCGTCTGCAGAGGCGTTTCATATTCCTCTTTAATTGAGTGCAGCTCTGGAATTGTACTTCTGCTGGAAGTGTTGTCTGTTAGTGCTTTCTCACTTCTCTTCTTGTCTCTTCATTGTTTCCAAATGTCTCAGtggcactgaaatgaaaaggagGCATGACATTTTAGCAACTTCAGTTTCTCTTGACCTTCAGCTgcaaaagaatggaaaaagtCTGCATCTTTAGTCTGGTTCCTTTTTGTAGAAAGCTGGCTTGCAAATGTTGTTATTTTAGTGCCATCTATTTTTATAGAGACGTAGTCTAATCATTAGTCAAAAACCTGGATTATACACTGTTAACTGAATAAGACTGTTTTATTACAAACTTCACTCCACCAAACATCTCAATACAAGTAGCATTAAAAACCAACATAAAAAACTGGTAGTGGCAGGTCAAGTCTAACATTCTACCTGCAAGCCTGTAATTcaaattttattccaaattacCGTTTCTTCTTGTTTTGTCTACTATTAGACAAAATGAGGagacttaaaaaacaaaacaaggtgTGGGAAGAGTGTTCAGGATGATTACATACCCTTTGTGACACACACATTTTGCTGTTGAGGGAGCTAATCTCAGGGGAGTCTGTTGTTGATAACTGGAATTCTGGTAAAGTGGAGGCCATTGTTCTGATACTGAAAGGATCAGTAGCAGTTTTGTATCTGAAATGTTTGCTGACTCCAGGGAAAGACAGAATCTTATACTCCAAATTAGCCTTCAGGAAGCTTTGTCATTCCAGGCTTAGTGTTCACCTTAACAATACACCAGTGTATAACTATTATATCTActagtttgtttgtttttattttcagcacaaaaagcataaaaaagatTGTATGTGAAAGTTTTGTGTATTGCTTGTATTATTGTTTCAGATGTCCATTATGCTATCCAAATctgttgtgaaaaaaaaatctgtttttttcctcacctgatttttttcctcagcttaAAAATATACAACTGCTGATCAAGTGGATGACAGTAGAAGTTTATTGGTTGTTTCATACTGTTAGAAACAAAACCTTTCTGGGGATTAGGTTGCAGAATTTAAGTGCATTTTGGGTTTGgtatggaaagagaaaatattttttattgcttttcctgGACTGAAAAGCAAGCAACTTTTGTGCACATTCTATTGTATGCTTTttgtgctgaaaataaaaagaaataaactagTATGTATAATAGTTATACACTAGTGTGTTGTTAAGGTAAACACTGCTACAGGCAGCGATGTTTTCTAGAGccacaataaaattaaatttcaagtgTTCTTTAATACAAGGTGATTCACACTTTCAAAAGCCAAACAGAAACACTAAATTTGAAAACACTGCCCACCCAAACCACTTAAGACTCAGTTCTATCTGCTGCCCTGAAGTCTTTGCTGATGGGCCAAGGAAAAGGCCTCTTTATGTGCAGCACCTGGTGCAGGTGCATGGTGGATATTGGTCCCAAGTGCTGCATTGgatgctgctggaattccttCTGGGTCTGTGTAATGAGTTTGTGTCTGCAGTGTCATCCATTACAGTAATGTGGATtagatatttttcagaaatactaTTTTATGGAAGTCAAGATTATACTAATTAAAATCTCAGAGAAAATTTTACACTTTGAGATGAAAGATGCTCTACATGTGGCTAAAGAGTAATAATATTTCACCTACTGTATCATTCAGATCATCATAAACCAACACTAAGTATGTCAGTCTTCCCTTTTAAGTCTATCTGATAATAAAATAGGCATTCTGTTCTTTGATTAATGACAAATTTGTTTGCAAGACACATTTAAAATGTTCCTACATGGCTTTAGCATTTAATCTCTTCATTAAAGTTACAGACCctcttttgcattttaattttatttttcagtattattGAAGGCTGTTGAAACTGATGAGAAAAGCTCATAAAGATTATTTGGAGTAATTCACAGAGATGAAGCTGTACAATGTTCTCATCTTAAATCTTTCATGTAAATAATCAGAGGATGTCATTATGATCACACTTCTGTACTTCAGGTACTGCAGAAATAGAGAAAATCTGTATTTGCAGTTTCATAAGAGAGAAATTCAGACTTTATTATTTTGTGTGAAGGGATGAGGTAAAACTGCCCATTCCAAACCATTATTCAGGTGGGTTAGCTCCTGTGTTCTAGAAAATTACATGTTCTCAGCTTCCTGTGACCTTTTTAAGTGGTTAGGACTTATTTTACGCAGCTTGGTCAGACTTTATTCCAGTCACAGAATAAAGTGTATAAAGAGGCCACATAGGATTACATTCATATTTTTACAACCTGGTGCTGAGTCTAAGTCTTCATTTGGCAGAACAGTGCTTAAATTGCTTTTGTCTCTTACATCAATACCAAAGGTAAAACATCCTATGGGTGGGAATGTAGAAGCCACTAGAGGGAGAAAAGGTTGCCAGAGGTAGAGATTCTTGTGATGGACTCTGATTCCATATGAAACACTGTCTTCCTTGGAATTTTCATCACACATGAGCTCCTGGATGCAATTCTGCTctagcagagctgctgtgcagataAACAGTGATGATCACAGTGtgtaattctgaaaaatatgcTGTACTGTACAGTGCTAGTGGGGGGTAAGATGGGCATAAACTGCTTCCAGATTTTATGGCTGCACTTACAAAACATTTGTGGATTGTACAGCACGCAAGAGCAGATGTGAGAAAGTGTAAGTGAACATATCTATTTAAAATTGCACTTTCAGAACAGAGCCTGGGAAGTGCTTCTTGTGAGTAGGAATAGATATGGCATTTCAGACCTCTGTTACAAGCAAGTAAGCACATTTTTTgagctttgttttccctttaatGATGATGTTTTCAGCTCACAGACCAGAATTGTGATTAATTTTGTGATAATTGGCAAACCcacttttaattaattttctttatgctgctataaggcattttaaaattcaatataaATGTGAATAGtagaaaatagtttaaaatgcCTAATTTTGTTGTTAGTGGACAGCATGAGGtttcctgttttctttaaaatgctgtaattaTGAATTATCCCCAGATTACTGAACACACGCTTTCACAATTGCtgtatatttcatttttttctaaaaccttTTTAAAAGGTTTCTGTGCATGGCAAGAGGAGAACTAAACCAGGGAGATTTTGGTTCTAGTCCACCTCTTTTGACTGAGACCTACCAGAAGATATCTCTGGCTCTGTGCCCCTCTTATATTGCTCCCTGTACTGAACTTCACATTTCTGGTGTTTCTTGAAAGTGTCTCATGAACAGATTTCTATTGAAGAAAGGAGACAAGGAGAATTTCTATTGAAGAAATGAGACCATCAATATTCTAATGAGAATTTTTTGGTGGCATCCATGTCTTCTGTAGGTCTCGGATGAAAACAAGCAGGAAGAGGCCTGATGATATTGTTGAAGTTTACTGAAAAGGCAAATCATGGAAGGCAAGGTGTCTTTTAAATTGAGATCAACTGAGGAAGATTTCTGGTGGCAATGAGCTTCTAAGTTGCTCTAAGATTGATGCTGGGTAGGGGTTGGGTATACTCTGGTGAGGTCTGTGAGACCAACATGAGCAGCCTGGTTGTAGTTTCAGTGGGAATGGAATAACTCctgcttttttgtttgcaattCCAGCTGCACTGTCCTGCCTTTGCTGTTGCATTCCTCTTTGCACCTTCTGTAGCATCCCACTAAGTTCCAGTCACTTACCTACTTGCTCCTGTGCATGGTTTTTGGGTGACACAAATGAAAAGCACCATAAGCAATCTGAAAACATCAGGGGATGTTAGAATTGGCAGGGGACTTGAGAAATTGCTGAGCAGGGAAGCATTCCTTTCCCTCTAGactaaattaatataaatatgtttGATTTTGTTCAACCCTCACTCTCTGTTTTCAGGCTAGTGCCTGGCCAAAAATATGTCTACCCATTActgttttaaattaagttttACTGGGAAAATACTCCCTTTTCCACTGGAAAGCTTTTTAACAGTCAGTTTAGTATTTGAGTTCTCCCTCCATAAGGACAGAATCCTAGGCATTGACCTCTCAccattctctttttaaaaaaagaaagtctgtTTTAATAGTATGGCAGTGAGTATAACATTGAAGATCAAAAGAGGCTTTACAGCCTGAGCCTGATAATTAGCATTTGGGTCCTAGGTTTATTCCAAGTGAATATGACAAattttttgaaatgtaattaaaaagcttaaaatttTGGGTATTGGCTTTTAGAAATCCTTTACTGTTTTGCACTTGTTATACTTCTGTCTCGATCACATAATTGTTTGTGCCGATGAAAAGTGTGAATTTGTAGTTGGATCCTATTTGTAGATCTTAGAAGAAGACAAAATCGAAAATCTTATTTCATGAGACTCACTGGACAATAGTATTGCAGATGTGTGGGTTTTCTTAAAGTTgattgatatatatatatatataagatatatCAACTGCTTGGTAACCTTCAACATTTCaacttctgaaaatattgtaaaaatgtAGAAGAGAGAAGATAGGCAAGCTGTACTATGGGGTTCACTAAGGCATCTTTCCCTGCTAATCTAGTTCCTGGGCAACTGTTTTTATTCCTCTGTTCTGTTCAGAAGTTTAACTGTAACTACTTTAGAGTTGTCTTTGTTTCCAAAGCAAGTGTTACTGAAAAAGATAGGCTGTCCaagttaaaaatgaatttttttttggtggtgaaAATCTGTAATTTGCTTCAGATCCAAGAATTGCAGTTTTTTACTGTTGGTAACTGGTTGGTGAACTAACTGCAAAGCAGATATTTTAGACGCAGAGACAATGTTGGCAAAGCTTTGTGGTTCCcatatttgtttttttgttgtataattacatgtttttttctctttcctttagAATTCTGTTTGCTCACTAGCTTAAATTGTTCCACCACAgctgtttttaaagcagaattaaTGGCAGCTGGATTGCTATTCTTATGCAGTACAATTTAATGTTAACTTTTGGATTTATAGGCTTTGATCTGATTTGAGATCTACCTCTGTGCCTTAAAGAGAACtcaagaaaaatcccaaacaccaAGCTAGATCTGAGAATGTGCTAATGAGGCATGTACAGGAAATAGGTTCTCTGCTTTTTGcttagagaaaatgaaaaaccattaaatattttggaattcCATGCAGCCTTTTTTTATGAATTGTAATATtctaaaatgattttaaaaatggttcTAGGATCTTCAAAGTCtataaagaaaccaaaataatgCTGGCTGtgtttctttgaaaaagaaattagataAAATCTGGACAGTAAATGTCTGTAGAGCGATGCTGACTTTTATGAAATGTCCTCATTTCATATTTATGTACTAGAAAGAAAATGgcatgtaaaaaaatatttagcataGAATgaattgaa
Proteins encoded in this window:
- the RGS12 gene encoding regulator of G-protein signaling 12 isoform X2, with product MYRPGETVKRRLNMHAPPRIRSVEVARGRAGYGFTLSGQAPCVLSCVMKGSPADYVGLKAGDQIFAVNEINVKKASHEDVVKLIGKCSGVLHMVIAEGMSHMDSCSSDEEVGFYDGKGWLKPKPDSKALGINRAEKVVEEMQSGGIFNMIFENPALCAGNSDNSAPKQRSFPVSAAMKFEVGNESVSNPNLLSKEEIAKVLNDDSVFRIGLESAEDFGLDASILNVAMIVGYLGSIELPSTTANLETESLQAIRGCMRRLRAEQKIHSLVMMKIMHDCIQLCSDKSGVVAEYPAEKLAFSAVCPDDRRFFGLVTMQTNDDASLAQEDEGVLRTSCHVFMVDPELFHHKIHQGIARRFGLECTADPDTNGCLEFPTSSLPVLQFISVLYRDMGELIEGMRARAFLDGDADAHQNNSTSSNSDSGIGNFNQEEKNNRVLVVDLGTNPSKHIPSSIWENPVGRGQNQPASHWNGFCHEQEGNIPLEVIQNDKSQNVSKHLSPSARIEVPLVSSRNSVPPSKKNAAGLGNQRWLPVHVLQEWQHGNASDQESYTDSTDGWSSVNCGTLPPPMSKIPADRYRVDGSFGQPQLKSHKSEWSKKMFCIQNKFGPPHSIRKSKEDKKGAKFGHSVGLNQAPPPRSSARRSFGRSRRFSITRSLDDLESATVSDGELNSTELKDCVSENSLSSNASLPSVQSCRRLRERRVASWAVSFERLLQDSVGVKYFSEFLRKEFSEENILFWQACEYFNHVPAHDKKELSYRAREIFSKFLCSKATTPVNIDSQAQLADDILNSPHPDMFKEQQLQIFNLMKFDSYTRFLKSPLYQECILAEVEGRPLPDPQRVPSSPTSKHSVNSDKSNMSTPKKLSGKSKSGRSLNEESGEEDTEKKKRGTFFSWSRSKSLGKSQKRRENGDYPNDSFQSNGLSYRRESQGSMSSTASLDLSETSRLPAFVPDKDKSPKYCCVNLPDGSSSKMAVKSGFSIKEVLSGVCEKHGINIAAVDLFLVGGDKPLVLHQDSSILESRDLRLEKRTLFRLDLVPINRSVGLKAKPTKPVTEVLRPVVAKYGLNLNELVARLSGEQEPLDLGVPISNLDGQRVVLDEKEPSKGREKQRGVLVKQTATVSSRSQGSTGEGRTLGKSNSIKMKGENGKNAREVRLSKREDSIAKIGKKKSHKINLDEAEGLSKTLT